A DNA window from Actinomadura coerulea contains the following coding sequences:
- the ftsW gene encoding putative lipid II flippase FtsW, with amino-acid sequence MTTAAGEDGAARRPGPREQVVAAVGLLDRPLTSYYLVLGCSVMLLALGLTMVLSASSVKQLQATGSAYTLFQKQAVWVAIGLPGMWLASRLPVKTFRALAYPLLLLSVVALALVLVPGLGRSAGGATRWVDLGPVQIQPSELAKLALVLWGADLLARKDRLGQLTEWRPLLVPLMPGAGVLVLLVMLGSDLGTTLVLLTIFLALLWVVGAPGRLFVGIAGLVCLLVSILIVVEPYRMQRLTGFLDPSGNQLTTNYQGTQGLFAVASGGLFGTGLGEGRAKWDYLPHAETDFIFAIVGEEFGLVGTLVVLGLFGMLTYAGLRIARRVKDPFTRLAAAGATAWLVVQAIVNIGAVIGVLPITGIPLPLVSYGGSALIPTLFALGMLLAFAKREPGARQALSARGPGPVVRALSWLGLARR; translated from the coding sequence ATGACCACCGCCGCCGGGGAGGACGGCGCCGCCCGGCGCCCGGGGCCGCGGGAGCAGGTGGTCGCCGCCGTCGGGCTGCTCGACCGGCCCCTCACCTCCTACTACCTGGTGCTGGGCTGCTCGGTGATGCTGCTCGCGCTCGGCCTGACGATGGTGCTGTCGGCCTCCAGCGTGAAGCAGCTCCAGGCGACGGGGTCGGCGTACACGCTCTTCCAGAAGCAGGCCGTGTGGGTCGCGATCGGGCTGCCCGGCATGTGGCTGGCGTCCCGGCTGCCGGTGAAGACGTTCCGCGCGCTCGCCTACCCGCTGCTGCTGCTGTCGGTCGTCGCGCTGGCGCTGGTGCTCGTCCCCGGGCTCGGGCGCAGCGCGGGCGGCGCGACCCGCTGGGTCGACCTCGGCCCCGTGCAGATCCAGCCGTCCGAGCTGGCCAAGCTCGCCCTCGTGCTGTGGGGCGCCGACCTGCTGGCCCGCAAGGACCGGCTCGGCCAGCTCACCGAGTGGCGGCCGCTGCTGGTGCCGCTGATGCCGGGCGCCGGCGTGCTCGTCCTGCTGGTGATGCTGGGCAGCGACCTCGGCACCACGCTGGTGCTCCTCACGATCTTCCTGGCGCTGCTGTGGGTCGTCGGCGCCCCCGGCCGGCTGTTCGTCGGCATCGCGGGGCTCGTGTGCCTGCTCGTGTCGATCCTCATCGTCGTCGAGCCGTACCGGATGCAGCGCCTCACCGGGTTCCTCGACCCGTCCGGCAACCAGCTCACCACCAACTACCAGGGCACGCAGGGTCTGTTCGCGGTCGCCTCGGGCGGCCTGTTCGGCACGGGCCTCGGCGAGGGCCGCGCCAAGTGGGACTACCTGCCGCACGCCGAGACCGACTTCATCTTCGCGATCGTGGGGGAGGAGTTCGGCCTCGTCGGGACCCTCGTCGTGCTCGGCCTGTTCGGCATGCTCACCTACGCGGGCCTGCGGATCGCCAGGCGCGTGAAGGACCCGTTCACCCGGCTCGCCGCCGCCGGGGCCACGGCATGGCTGGTGGTCCAGGCGATCGTGAACATCGGCGCGGTCATCGGCGTCCTGCCCATCACGGGGATCCCCCTCCCACTGGTGTCCTACGGGGGCTCGGCGCTCATCCCGACCCTGTTCGCGCTCGGCATGCTGCTCGCGTTCGCCAAGCGCGAGCCCGGCGCGCGGCAGGCACTCTCCGCACGGGGTCCCGGACCGGTCGTGAGGGCTCTAAGCTGGCTGGGTCTGGCACGGCGTTGA
- the murG gene encoding undecaprenyldiphospho-muramoylpentapeptide beta-N-acetylglucosaminyltransferase → MRVVLAGGGTAGHIEPALALADALRRNDPNTGVVCLGTERGLETRLVPQRGYELALIPPVPLPRTLTPQLLSVPGRLRGAINAAASVLDQAQADILVGFGGYVATPGYLAARKRKVPIIVHEANPKPGLANKLGARFTEHVAVSHADSPLPNARFVGIPLRREIATLDRLAMGDKARSYFGLLPDLPTLLIFGGSQGARSLNQAAVAAAPYFRQAGIQVLHIVGPKNTEEPEPAAGGPQYVTIPYCDRMDLAYAAADMAMCRAGAMTCAELAAVALPAVYVPLPIGNGEQRLNAEPIVAAGGGMLVDNAELSPDWIARHLLPVLADPARVAHMSEAAGRMGRRDADVALAQMVYEVVRSAGAAR, encoded by the coding sequence ATGAGGGTTGTCCTGGCCGGCGGCGGCACCGCCGGACACATCGAGCCCGCCCTGGCGCTCGCCGACGCGCTGCGCCGCAACGACCCGAACACCGGGGTCGTCTGCCTGGGGACCGAGCGGGGTCTGGAGACCCGTCTCGTCCCGCAGCGGGGCTACGAGCTCGCCCTGATCCCGCCGGTGCCGCTGCCGCGCACGCTCACACCGCAGCTGCTGTCGGTGCCCGGCCGGCTGCGCGGGGCGATCAACGCGGCCGCCTCCGTCCTCGACCAGGCCCAGGCCGACATCCTCGTCGGCTTCGGCGGCTACGTCGCCACCCCGGGCTACCTCGCGGCGCGCAAGCGCAAGGTGCCGATCATCGTGCACGAGGCCAACCCGAAGCCCGGCCTGGCCAACAAGCTCGGCGCCCGCTTCACCGAGCACGTCGCGGTCTCGCACGCCGACTCGCCGCTGCCGAACGCCCGGTTCGTGGGCATCCCGCTGCGCCGGGAGATCGCGACGCTGGACCGGCTCGCGATGGGGGACAAGGCCCGTTCCTACTTCGGGCTGCTTCCCGACCTGCCCACGCTGCTGATCTTCGGCGGCTCGCAGGGCGCCCGCTCGCTGAACCAGGCCGCCGTGGCCGCCGCGCCGTACTTCCGGCAGGCGGGCATCCAGGTGCTGCACATCGTCGGGCCGAAGAACACCGAGGAGCCCGAGCCCGCGGCCGGCGGCCCGCAGTACGTCACGATCCCCTACTGCGACCGGATGGACCTCGCCTACGCCGCCGCCGACATGGCGATGTGCCGCGCGGGCGCGATGACCTGCGCCGAGCTGGCCGCGGTCGCGCTGCCGGCGGTGTACGTCCCGCTGCCGATCGGCAACGGCGAGCAGCGGCTGAACGCCGAGCCGATCGTCGCGGCGGGCGGCGGCATGCTGGTCGACAACGCCGAGCTGTCGCCCGACTGGATCGCCCGGCACCTGCTGCCGGTGCTGGCCGACCCGGCCCGCGTCGCGCACATGTCGGAGGCCGCCGGCCGGATGGGCCGCCGCGACGCCGACGTCGCGCTCGCCCAGATGGTCTACGAAGTGGTCCGCTCCGCTGGCGCCGCCCGATGA
- the murC gene encoding UDP-N-acetylmuramate--L-alanine ligase produces MSLIDPGDVVPAAELGRVHFIAIGGAGMSGVARIMLRRGIAVSGSDARDSELLTQLGDLGAKVFVGHDAAHVGDADTVVVSTAIRDTNPELVAARARGLRVLHRSAALASLMAGRRAVAVAGTHGKTTTTSMLTVALQHAGADPSYCIGGQLVTTGLGADEGGGDAFVAEADESDGSFLMYTPSIAVVTNVEADHLDNYGGFEKVKENFARFVDRIEPGGTLVAGADDPVAMELAERARARGLTVLTYGEAEGADLRVTGFTPRGLGSRFEIEGDGEFTLAVPGRHNALNAAAVIAVARSLGADDAPVRDGLAAFGGAMRRLERKGEAGGVEVFDSYAHHPTELTADLDATRDYLGEKGEGPGGRGRIIAVFQPHLYSRTRFFAAEFGAALGLADVAVVLDVYGAREDPEPGVTGALVADAVPPGTATVYAPERDEVPGIAASTARPGDVVITLGAGDVTQLGPLILERLAGAQGPSGR; encoded by the coding sequence ATGAGCCTGATCGACCCGGGGGACGTGGTGCCGGCGGCCGAGCTCGGGCGGGTCCACTTCATCGCGATCGGGGGCGCCGGAATGTCCGGCGTAGCCCGCATCATGCTGCGGCGCGGCATCGCCGTGTCCGGCAGCGACGCCCGCGACTCCGAGCTGCTCACGCAGCTCGGCGACCTCGGCGCCAAGGTCTTCGTCGGGCACGACGCCGCGCACGTCGGCGACGCCGACACCGTCGTGGTGTCCACGGCGATCCGCGACACCAACCCCGAGCTGGTCGCCGCCCGCGCGCGGGGGCTGCGCGTCCTGCACCGCTCGGCCGCGCTCGCGTCCCTGATGGCGGGCCGCCGGGCCGTCGCGGTCGCCGGCACGCACGGCAAGACCACCACCACCTCGATGCTGACGGTGGCGCTCCAGCACGCCGGCGCCGATCCGTCCTACTGCATCGGCGGGCAGCTCGTCACCACGGGCCTCGGCGCCGACGAGGGCGGCGGCGACGCGTTCGTCGCGGAGGCCGACGAGAGCGACGGCTCGTTCCTCATGTACACCCCGAGCATCGCGGTCGTCACCAACGTCGAGGCCGACCACCTCGACAACTACGGCGGCTTCGAGAAGGTCAAGGAGAACTTCGCCCGCTTCGTCGACCGGATCGAGCCCGGCGGCACCCTCGTCGCCGGCGCCGACGACCCGGTCGCGATGGAGCTCGCCGAGCGCGCGCGGGCCCGCGGCCTGACGGTGCTGACCTACGGGGAGGCCGAGGGCGCCGACCTGCGCGTGACCGGGTTCACGCCGCGCGGCCTCGGCTCCCGGTTCGAGATCGAGGGCGACGGGGAGTTCACGCTGGCCGTGCCGGGGCGGCACAACGCGCTCAACGCCGCCGCCGTCATCGCGGTCGCGCGGTCCCTCGGCGCGGACGACGCTCCGGTGCGCGACGGCCTCGCCGCGTTCGGCGGCGCGATGCGGCGGCTGGAGCGCAAGGGCGAGGCGGGCGGCGTCGAGGTGTTCGACAGCTACGCCCACCACCCGACCGAGCTGACCGCCGACCTGGACGCCACCCGCGACTACCTGGGGGAGAAGGGCGAGGGGCCGGGCGGGCGGGGCCGCATCATCGCCGTCTTCCAGCCGCACCTGTACAGCCGCACCCGGTTCTTCGCCGCCGAGTTCGGCGCCGCGCTCGGCCTCGCCGACGTCGCGGTCGTCCTGGACGTCTACGGCGCCCGCGAGGACCCCGAGCCCGGCGTCACGGGCGCGCTGGTCGCCGATGCCGTCCCGCCGGGCACCGCGACCGTCTACGCGCCCGAGCGGGACGAGGTGCCCGGTATCGCGGCGTCGACCGCCCGTCCCGGCGACGTCGTCATCACGCTGGGCGCCGGGGACGTGACCCAGCTCGGCCCGCTCATCCTGGAACGGCTCGCCGGGGCGCAGGGTCCGTCGGGGCGATAG
- a CDS encoding cell division protein FtsQ/DivIB, giving the protein MTEAQTGRRASPEPEHDPDPEAAAPDGRGRANRWKVVFVTLLVVGALGAVSWVLLGSRLLVVRHVEVTGTRLASADQVVAAAGIDLGTPMVRLRTGAVRDRVERLREVESAVIERRWPGTVRVVVREREPIAVFRDGGGYHLLDRHGVTVADEGARPEGLPTLTVASPGPSDRATLAALSVLSALPERLGGKLTEVEASGPEEVTLYMAGGQTVVWGAAERADEKIRLLDAVRRTAAGRAVRTVDVSSPEVLKTK; this is encoded by the coding sequence ATGACCGAGGCGCAGACGGGCCGCCGCGCGTCGCCGGAGCCGGAGCACGATCCGGATCCGGAGGCCGCGGCGCCGGACGGGCGCGGCCGCGCCAACCGCTGGAAGGTGGTGTTCGTCACCCTTCTGGTGGTCGGCGCTCTCGGCGCGGTGTCGTGGGTCCTGCTCGGGTCGAGGCTGCTGGTGGTGCGGCACGTCGAGGTGACGGGCACCCGTCTCGCCTCCGCCGACCAGGTGGTGGCCGCGGCCGGGATCGATCTCGGCACGCCGATGGTGCGGCTGAGGACGGGCGCGGTCCGCGACCGCGTCGAGCGGCTGCGCGAGGTCGAGTCGGCGGTGATCGAGCGGCGCTGGCCGGGGACGGTCCGGGTCGTCGTGCGGGAGCGCGAGCCGATCGCGGTGTTCCGCGACGGCGGCGGCTACCACCTGCTCGACCGGCACGGCGTGACCGTCGCCGACGAGGGGGCCCGCCCGGAGGGGCTGCCCACGCTCACGGTCGCCTCGCCCGGGCCGTCCGACCGGGCGACCCTGGCGGCGCTCTCGGTGCTGTCCGCGCTGCCCGAACGCCTCGGCGGCAAGCTCACCGAGGTGGAGGCCAGCGGCCCTGAGGAGGTGACCCTCTACATGGCCGGCGGCCAGACGGTGGTGTGGGGCGCCGCCGAACGGGCAGACGAGAAGATCAGGTTGCTGGACGCCGTGCGGCGGACGGCGGCGGGGCGCGCCGTCCGCACCGTCGACGTCAGCTCGCCGGAGGTCCTCAAGACGAAATGA